In Oncorhynchus gorbuscha isolate QuinsamMale2020 ecotype Even-year linkage group LG02, OgorEven_v1.0, whole genome shotgun sequence, a single genomic region encodes these proteins:
- the LOC123992576 gene encoding transmembrane protein 266-like isoform X3, with product MSKPQSNWLKPCCGRRAAPWQVCLLSAGFNCFVVACVILVVVLLCLELLIDTKLLQFNNALLFASIIHWINLVILSVFFTETVFRIVVLGIWDYIENKVEVFDGAVIVLSLAPMVASTVANGPSSPWDAIGLIITLRIWRIKRIIDAYVLQVKVEMEMEIQQYEKAKAVREEQLERLTQICQEQAFEIRQLRAHLAQQDLDLVAEREAAMQIHHVWGKQSSIFQEVDGLAPTGPEQRCQAKAREAAGHRDHVVQDDMNNYISQYYSEASSDIGIPDPARVITTAIDIHLPNNPSQQPSSLVSADAASSRLQPTGGSVSEASNATMSHSSFSAHQHSISSHTLGSTTDCSSTVREASTSTDSYSGQRCYPPPYCSPLALGTQPGARGHPSAVVQELLSSLSEDSCLGQKGLDPVNLKLPSPAGSTKTSPELEHRLNIYNKRNQESRGGFHTKPLIHLQASEPFMEEKYRLSQADAPVNRLPET from the exons GTCTAACTGGCTGAAGCCGTGCTGTGGGCGGAGGGCAGCCCCGTGGCAGGTGTGTCTGCTGAGCGCTGGCTTTAACTGTTTCGTGGTGGCCTGTGTCAtcctggtggtggtgctgctgtgTCTGGAGCTGCTCATCGACACCAAGCTCCTGCAGT TTAACAACGCGTTGCTGTTTGCCAGCATTATCCACTGGATCAACCTGgtcattctgtctgtgttcttCACTGAG acggtGTTCAGGATTGTGGTGCTGGGGATCTGGGATTACATTGAGAACAAAGTGGAG gtgtttgATGGTGCAGTCATAGTGCTGTCGCTGGCCCCCATGGTGGCCTCAACGGTGGCCAACGGCCCCAGCAGCCCCTGGGACGCCATTGGCCTCATCATCACCCTGCGCATCTGGAGGATCAAGAGGATAATCGACG CCTACGTGCTGCAGGTGaaggtggagatggagatggagatccAGCAGTATGAGAAGGCCAAGGCTGTCAGGGAGGAGCAGCTGGAGAGACTTACCCAGATCTGTCAGGAGCAGGCA tttgAGATCAGGCAGCTGCGGGCCCATCTGGCTCAGCAGGATTTAGACCTGGTAGCAGAGCGAGAGGCTGCCATGCAGATTCACCATGTGTGGGGCAAGCAGAGCAGTATCTTTCAGGAGGTGGACGGCCTAGCCCCTACGGGCCCCGAGCAGCGCTGCCAGGCTAAAGCCAGGGAGGCAGCGGGCCATAGAG ATCATGTTGTTCAAGACGACATGAACAACTACATCAGCCAGTACTACAGTGAGGCAAGCAGTG ATATTGGAATCCCAGATCCAGCTCGTGTCATCACCACAGCCATAGACATCCATCTTCCCAACAATCCCAGCCAGCAGCCCTCGTCTCTGGTGAGTGCAGACGCAGCGTCCAGCCGCCTGCAGCCGACAGGCGGCTCTGTGAGCGAGGCCTCCAACGCCACCATGTCCCACTCCAGCTTCAGTGCCCACCAGCACAGCATCAGCAGCCACACCCTTGGCTCCACCACCGACTGCAGCTCCACCGTCCGTGAAGCTTCCACCTCCACAGACTCCTACAGCGGCCAGCGCTGTTACCCCCCACCCTACTGCAGCCCCCTGGCCCTGGGCACACAGCCTGGCGCCAGAGGACACCCCAGCGCCGTGGTGCAGGAGTTGCTCTCCTCGCTGTCTGAGGACTCCTGTCTGGGCCAGAAGGGCCTGGACCCTGTCAACCTCAAACTGCCCAGCCCTGCTGGCTCCACCAAGACCAGCCCTGAGCTGGAGCACAGGCTCAACATCTACAACAAGAGGAACCAGGAGAGCCGGGGAGGCTTCCACACTAAGCCCCTCATCCACCTGCAGGCCAGTGAGCCCTTCATGGAGGAGAAGTACAGGCTGTCTCAGGCAGATGCCCCCGTCAACCGTCTGCCTGAGACATAG
- the LOC123992576 gene encoding transmembrane protein 266-like isoform X2, with protein sequence MADGSPGRGRRRQALENQSTMTRTVVFPWEGGRSNWLKPCCGRRAAPWQVCLLSAGFNCFVVACVILVVVLLCLELLIDTKLLQFNNALLFASIIHWINLVILSVFFTETVFRIVVLGIWDYIENKVEVFDGAVIVLSLAPMVASTVANGPSSPWDAIGLIITLRIWRIKRIIDAYVLQVKVEMEMEIQQYEKAKAVREEQLERLTQICQEQAFEIRQLRAHLAQQDLDLVAEREAAMQIHHVWGKQSSIFQEVDGLAPTGPEQRCQAKAREAAGHRDHVVQDDMNNYISQYYSEASSDIGIPDPARVITTAIDIHLPNNPSQQPSSLVSADAASSRLQPTGGSVSEASNATMSHSSFSAHQHSISSHTLGSTTDCSSTVREASTSTDSYSGQRCYPPPYCSPLALGTQPGARGHPSAVVQELLSSLSEDSCLGQKGLDPVNLKLPSPAGSTKTSPELEHRLNIYNKRNQESRGGFHTKPLIHLQASEPFMEEKYRLSQADAPVNRLPET encoded by the exons GTCTAACTGGCTGAAGCCGTGCTGTGGGCGGAGGGCAGCCCCGTGGCAGGTGTGTCTGCTGAGCGCTGGCTTTAACTGTTTCGTGGTGGCCTGTGTCAtcctggtggtggtgctgctgtgTCTGGAGCTGCTCATCGACACCAAGCTCCTGCAGT TTAACAACGCGTTGCTGTTTGCCAGCATTATCCACTGGATCAACCTGgtcattctgtctgtgttcttCACTGAG acggtGTTCAGGATTGTGGTGCTGGGGATCTGGGATTACATTGAGAACAAAGTGGAG gtgtttgATGGTGCAGTCATAGTGCTGTCGCTGGCCCCCATGGTGGCCTCAACGGTGGCCAACGGCCCCAGCAGCCCCTGGGACGCCATTGGCCTCATCATCACCCTGCGCATCTGGAGGATCAAGAGGATAATCGACG CCTACGTGCTGCAGGTGaaggtggagatggagatggagatccAGCAGTATGAGAAGGCCAAGGCTGTCAGGGAGGAGCAGCTGGAGAGACTTACCCAGATCTGTCAGGAGCAGGCA tttgAGATCAGGCAGCTGCGGGCCCATCTGGCTCAGCAGGATTTAGACCTGGTAGCAGAGCGAGAGGCTGCCATGCAGATTCACCATGTGTGGGGCAAGCAGAGCAGTATCTTTCAGGAGGTGGACGGCCTAGCCCCTACGGGCCCCGAGCAGCGCTGCCAGGCTAAAGCCAGGGAGGCAGCGGGCCATAGAG ATCATGTTGTTCAAGACGACATGAACAACTACATCAGCCAGTACTACAGTGAGGCAAGCAGTG ATATTGGAATCCCAGATCCAGCTCGTGTCATCACCACAGCCATAGACATCCATCTTCCCAACAATCCCAGCCAGCAGCCCTCGTCTCTGGTGAGTGCAGACGCAGCGTCCAGCCGCCTGCAGCCGACAGGCGGCTCTGTGAGCGAGGCCTCCAACGCCACCATGTCCCACTCCAGCTTCAGTGCCCACCAGCACAGCATCAGCAGCCACACCCTTGGCTCCACCACCGACTGCAGCTCCACCGTCCGTGAAGCTTCCACCTCCACAGACTCCTACAGCGGCCAGCGCTGTTACCCCCCACCCTACTGCAGCCCCCTGGCCCTGGGCACACAGCCTGGCGCCAGAGGACACCCCAGCGCCGTGGTGCAGGAGTTGCTCTCCTCGCTGTCTGAGGACTCCTGTCTGGGCCAGAAGGGCCTGGACCCTGTCAACCTCAAACTGCCCAGCCCTGCTGGCTCCACCAAGACCAGCCCTGAGCTGGAGCACAGGCTCAACATCTACAACAAGAGGAACCAGGAGAGCCGGGGAGGCTTCCACACTAAGCCCCTCATCCACCTGCAGGCCAGTGAGCCCTTCATGGAGGAGAAGTACAGGCTGTCTCAGGCAGATGCCCCCGTCAACCGTCTGCCTGAGACATAG